In the genome of Myroides phaeus, one region contains:
- a CDS encoding TonB-dependent receptor has product MKNYLSIIFLLATAIAFGQKAEIKGKITDNTTKEPLPYATVSIKNTSIGVNTDLDGNYQIALDPGTHIIIFEYIGYLQQEQKITVTAKEKKALNVALQDEHVELEGVVVTATRSKARESALLIEQQRSAEIKQHIGSQELSRKGVSDVATAVTKTTGVSKQEGSGTIFVRGLGDRYNSTSFNGLPLSSNDPEKKNISLNIFNTDIVEYLSIDKTYSTRNYGDFAGGNIDIISKKHSGEGYVQLGVSSNLNSNAFEQNSFRTTGNRNYIGFSKKDIPTNPLAAYTFTNTTQTNERTPYGLGLSLDGGKSFYFGAESSLNLFATVSFSNNFKHKKGISRTAQAQNDFTKNLEMESFEYNTNTTAMFNADYNINAKNSIKYNVLFINDSQEKNDEYRGFIRDITLDNTDHTFLNRQNYKQDMLFVNQLLGTHNLTEQFDLNWGVAYNRVSAQTPDRQQYTINKLKDSDAYKFSINSRSDNNRYFEDLTENEIAANLAVDYKFGKNEENLYNGKLTVGYNMRSKERKFEATQFVFQINNEYNNNINPYALDQFFNQTNFENGYFKTYTFRGGVNTHDALKPQTYNGDLLINAGFANVEYKLSDKLSGIVGLRFEKISQNVDWQTQLDVIKTENKFSKNAFLPSLSLRYAVNDKNNLRFAFSKTYTLPQFKERARFIYEDVTEIKVGNPDLYASDDYNFDLKWEFFPTNDEVFSVTGFGKYIENPINEIVSSSSSNDITYANTGDYGYAAGVEIEVRKNLISFDDVNTNKITGGVNASIMKTYQKLDNEKVNRENKYLSTSFTHKDASFTGASDFLLNADLSYIKEWGDQSLTTTISYAHFSDKLYSLGTEQGGNLVDKSFGMLDFAFKMNFSKNFGMSFTAKNLLDPKIERKQENLTQDILVQSYKVGSNFSLGFNYTF; this is encoded by the coding sequence ATGAAAAACTACTTATCAATTATTTTTTTATTGGCAACTGCAATCGCCTTTGGCCAAAAAGCAGAAATCAAAGGAAAAATAACAGACAACACAACCAAAGAACCTTTACCGTATGCTACTGTTAGTATTAAAAATACATCAATTGGAGTAAATACAGATCTTGACGGAAACTACCAAATAGCTTTAGATCCTGGTACACACATAATTATTTTTGAATATATCGGATACCTTCAGCAAGAACAAAAAATTACAGTTACTGCAAAAGAAAAAAAAGCTCTTAATGTAGCTTTACAAGATGAACACGTAGAATTAGAAGGGGTAGTTGTTACTGCTACTCGCTCTAAAGCAAGAGAGTCTGCTTTATTAATTGAGCAACAACGCTCTGCTGAAATCAAACAGCATATCGGTTCTCAAGAACTTTCTCGTAAAGGGGTTAGTGATGTTGCGACTGCTGTGACAAAAACAACAGGGGTTTCTAAACAAGAAGGCTCTGGAACTATCTTCGTAAGAGGATTAGGTGACCGTTACAATAGTACTTCTTTCAATGGGCTACCTCTTTCTTCAAATGATCCGGAAAAGAAAAATATCAGCTTAAACATCTTTAATACAGATATTGTTGAATATTTATCTATCGACAAAACGTATAGTACTCGTAATTATGGAGATTTTGCAGGGGGTAATATTGATATTATTTCTAAAAAACACAGTGGAGAAGGTTATGTACAATTGGGAGTTAGTTCAAACCTTAACTCAAATGCTTTTGAACAAAATAGCTTTAGAACAACAGGTAATAGAAACTATATTGGTTTTTCTAAAAAAGACATTCCTACTAATCCTTTAGCTGCTTATACTTTTACAAATACTACGCAGACTAATGAGAGAACTCCATATGGATTAGGTCTTAGCTTAGATGGTGGTAAATCATTTTACTTTGGAGCTGAATCGTCTTTAAATTTATTTGCTACAGTTTCTTTTAGCAATAATTTCAAACACAAAAAGGGTATTTCTCGCACAGCACAAGCGCAAAACGACTTTACTAAGAACTTAGAGATGGAGTCTTTTGAATACAATACAAATACTACTGCAATGTTTAATGCTGATTACAACATCAATGCTAAAAACAGTATTAAATACAACGTATTATTCATCAACGATTCTCAAGAAAAAAATGATGAGTACCGCGGATTCATCAGAGATATCACACTTGACAATACTGACCATACTTTCTTAAATAGACAGAACTATAAACAAGATATGTTGTTTGTTAATCAGTTATTAGGTACTCACAACTTAACAGAACAATTTGACTTAAACTGGGGAGTTGCATATAACCGTGTTTCAGCACAAACTCCAGACAGACAACAGTACACAATCAACAAACTAAAAGATAGCGATGCTTATAAGTTTTCAATAAACTCTAGATCGGATAACAACCGTTACTTTGAAGACCTTACTGAAAATGAAATAGCAGCGAACTTGGCTGTAGATTATAAATTCGGTAAAAACGAAGAGAATTTATACAATGGTAAACTTACTGTTGGATATAATATGAGAAGCAAAGAGCGCAAATTTGAAGCAACTCAATTCGTATTCCAAATCAACAATGAATACAATAATAATATTAATCCGTATGCTTTAGATCAGTTCTTCAATCAAACTAACTTTGAAAACGGATACTTCAAAACTTATACTTTTAGAGGTGGTGTAAATACGCATGATGCATTGAAACCACAGACTTATAATGGTGATTTACTTATCAATGCTGGTTTTGCAAATGTGGAATATAAATTATCAGACAAACTTTCAGGTATTGTAGGATTGCGTTTTGAAAAGATATCTCAGAATGTTGATTGGCAAACGCAATTGGATGTAATAAAAACAGAGAATAAGTTTTCTAAGAATGCGTTCTTACCAAGTTTGTCTTTGCGATATGCAGTTAATGATAAAAACAATTTAAGATTTGCTTTTTCTAAAACATATACCCTGCCTCAATTCAAAGAAAGAGCGCGTTTTATTTATGAAGATGTAACAGAAATTAAAGTGGGTAACCCTGACTTATACGCTTCTGACGACTATAACTTTGACTTAAAATGGGAATTTTTCCCTACTAATGATGAAGTGTTCTCTGTAACTGGTTTTGGTAAATACATCGAAAATCCAATAAATGAGATTGTTTCTTCTTCGTCTTCAAATGATATCACGTATGCTAACACAGGTGATTATGGTTATGCAGCTGGAGTGGAAATTGAGGTTCGAAAAAACTTAATCAGCTTTGACGATGTGAATACAAATAAAATTACTGGTGGTGTGAATGCTTCAATAATGAAAACATACCAAAAGTTAGATAATGAAAAGGTAAATCGTGAAAACAAATATCTGAGTACTTCTTTTACACACAAAGATGCAAGTTTTACAGGAGCATCAGACTTCTTATTAAATGCTGACCTTTCGTATATCAAAGAATGGGGTGACCAAAGTTTGACTACTACCATTTCTTATGCACACTTCTCTGATAAATTATATTCTTTAGGTACTGAACAAGGAGGAAACTTAGTTGACAAATCGTTTGGAATGTTAGACTTCGCTTTTAAAATGAACTTCTCTAAAAATTTTGGAATGAGTTTTACAGCTAAAAACTTATTAGATCCAAAAATTGAAAGAAAACAAGAGAATCTAACACAAGACATATTAGTACAATCGTATAAAGTAGGTTCTAATTTCAGTTTAGGCTTTAATTATACATTTTAA
- a CDS encoding amino acid permease, with product MVFEIFTLLLLGFFAATLGVSLPGLLNMTAVKIAKEDGGKQAFLYVCGALAVIFIQTYIAIFFAKLIDSSPAITEALHEIGLVIFGLLTIYFLFFAKKKEKKKKQSPSKLKSPFLYGGLLAAINVFPIPYYVFLSVTLASYNYPIFEMIYTIFFSLGVVLGSGLMFYIYVSFFKKPSREDAFILKNINYVIGSITGVISLITIYKLFS from the coding sequence ATGGTATTTGAGATATTTACATTACTATTATTAGGATTTTTTGCAGCAACTCTGGGAGTTTCCCTTCCCGGGTTGCTTAATATGACTGCCGTAAAAATAGCAAAGGAAGACGGAGGTAAACAAGCGTTCTTATACGTTTGTGGTGCTTTGGCTGTTATATTTATTCAAACGTATATTGCCATCTTTTTTGCAAAGTTAATTGACTCGAGTCCTGCTATAACAGAAGCATTACACGAAATAGGGCTTGTTATTTTTGGGTTGTTAACTATTTACTTTTTATTCTTTGCTAAGAAAAAAGAGAAGAAGAAAAAACAAAGTCCTTCTAAGCTTAAATCGCCTTTTCTATACGGAGGTTTATTAGCTGCTATTAATGTATTCCCAATACCTTATTACGTATTTTTAAGTGTTACTTTGGCCAGTTACAACTATCCTATTTTTGAGATGATTTATACGATTTTCTTTTCATTAGGAGTTGTTTTGGGTTCTGGGTTAATGTTTTATATCTACGTTTCTTTCTTTAAAAAGCCTTCACGTGAAGACGCTTTTATCCTCAAAAATATCAATTATGTGATTGGTTCAATCACAGGAGTAATCAGTTTAATTACCATTTACAAGCTGTTTTCGTAA
- a CDS encoding sensor histidine kinase, with translation MSFHTKAFIRIVLILLLGVLAMNLYSQGLYYSLLLVVLLIAILFVELYFFQKKYYNTIDRILLAMIYDDFSLKSNKPQANETMNNLQLLYQKLQNKQQENEVRELVYLNILNNIETGIVILERKEDKWEVFLINDYFSHLFDIPKVKSWTNLDRLLPALTSHLQHLGFKESKEPIDIKIENDEKQTFILQTSTTVSQNQEYFIVLLDSIQKVLDKKERDTWENLMKIISHEIMNSLTPIHSLAHNTQEILNEETPLTDDDIDDLKVSINTIVNRTDHLQQFINNYRKLTMMPSPKKQLVAVSDVLKNSMETLSPLFKNKQITLAYNFESNPTLEWDVHQMEQVIINLLTNAMFAVNKQENKLIQLNLFEKNNRLWIEVIDNGPGIEEAIKDKIFIPFYTTREEGAGIGLPLSKNIVEMHNGYLSYSRKEETTVFALNFPLT, from the coding sequence ATGTCTTTTCACACTAAAGCATTTATACGCATCGTTTTAATACTTCTTTTAGGAGTATTAGCTATGAATTTATATTCACAGGGATTGTACTATTCTTTGCTATTAGTAGTATTGCTAATTGCTATTCTTTTTGTGGAATTATACTTTTTTCAAAAGAAGTATTACAACACCATTGACCGCATATTATTAGCGATGATTTATGATGACTTCTCTTTGAAATCAAATAAACCACAAGCGAATGAGACAATGAACAATTTGCAGTTGCTCTATCAGAAATTACAAAATAAACAACAAGAGAATGAGGTTAGAGAATTGGTGTACCTCAACATTCTAAACAATATAGAAACGGGAATTGTTATCCTTGAAAGAAAAGAAGACAAATGGGAAGTATTTTTGATCAACGATTACTTCTCTCATTTATTTGATATTCCAAAGGTAAAATCGTGGACTAACTTAGACCGTTTATTACCAGCATTGACAAGTCATTTACAACACTTAGGCTTTAAGGAGTCGAAAGAACCTATTGATATTAAAATTGAAAATGACGAAAAACAAACCTTCATTTTACAAACCTCAACGACGGTTAGCCAAAATCAAGAATACTTCATTGTTCTATTAGATTCTATTCAAAAGGTATTGGACAAAAAAGAAAGAGATACGTGGGAAAATCTAATGAAGATTATTTCTCACGAGATTATGAATTCCCTTACACCAATTCACTCTTTAGCTCATAATACGCAAGAAATTTTAAACGAAGAAACTCCGCTGACAGATGACGATATTGACGACTTAAAGGTGAGTATAAACACTATTGTTAATAGAACAGATCACTTGCAACAGTTTATCAATAACTACCGCAAGTTGACAATGATGCCAAGTCCTAAAAAACAATTAGTGGCTGTGTCTGATGTATTGAAAAACAGTATGGAAACATTGTCTCCTTTGTTTAAAAACAAACAAATTACCTTAGCGTATAACTTTGAAAGCAACCCGACACTTGAATGGGATGTTCATCAAATGGAACAAGTAATCATAAACTTATTAACCAACGCAATGTTTGCTGTTAATAAACAAGAAAATAAGTTAATACAACTCAACCTTTTTGAAAAGAACAATCGCTTGTGGATTGAGGTTATTGACAATGGCCCTGGTATAGAAGAGGCTATTAAGGACAAGATTTTTATTCCTTTCTACACTACCCGTGAAGAAGGAGCTGGAATTGGTCTGCCGTTATCTAAAAATATCGTAGAAATGCACAATGGTTATCTTTCTTATAGTCGCAAGGAAGAAACGACTGTATTCGCATTAAATTTCCCTCTTACCTAA
- a CDS encoding response regulator transcription factor yields the protein MKNSKIKILLVDDDLDIIDVINYNLKKEGYKILVANSGAEALEIARKVKPHLILLDVMMPEMDGIETCEGLRKMKGLSNTVIAFLSARGEDYSQVAGYDAGADDYITKPIRPKVLIGKVKGLLRRFVTDEENNGDSVSFGDLVINRVMYKVFLKDEEIRLPKKEFELLSLLSSNPGKVFDRYEILDLIWGVDVVVNDRTIDVHVKKLRSKLGENIIKTIKGVGYKFEMED from the coding sequence ATGAAAAACTCGAAGATTAAAATTTTGTTGGTAGATGATGACCTGGATATAATAGACGTTATTAATTACAATCTAAAAAAAGAAGGTTATAAGATTTTAGTTGCTAATAGTGGTGCGGAAGCATTAGAAATAGCAAGAAAAGTAAAGCCACATTTAATATTGCTTGACGTTATGATGCCTGAAATGGATGGTATAGAAACGTGTGAAGGGTTAAGAAAGATGAAAGGACTTTCTAATACGGTAATTGCATTTTTATCAGCAAGAGGAGAAGATTATTCTCAAGTTGCAGGATATGATGCTGGAGCAGATGATTATATAACTAAGCCTATACGACCAAAAGTTTTAATAGGTAAAGTAAAGGGATTACTTAGGCGTTTTGTAACTGATGAAGAAAATAATGGTGATTCTGTTTCTTTTGGAGACTTAGTTATTAATAGAGTGATGTATAAGGTTTTCTTGAAAGACGAAGAGATAAGACTCCCTAAAAAGGAGTTTGAATTGTTATCGCTATTGAGTTCTAATCCAGGAAAAGTATTTGATAGATATGAAATCCTTGATCTTATATGGGGAGTTGATGTTGTAGTAAACGATCGTACAATTGACGTTCACGTAAAAAAACTTCGCAGTAAGCTTGGCGAAAATATTATTAAGACTATCAAAGGAGTTGGCTATAAATTTGAAATGGAGGATTAA
- the trmB gene encoding tRNA (guanosine(46)-N7)-methyltransferase TrmB, which yields MGSKNKLKRFRENETFDNVFQPTREEMLENLPQKGNWGKEVFKNDNPIILELGCGKGEYTVELAKRFPEKNFIGIDIKGARFWRGAKTAVDSGMNNVAFLRTQIELIEYAFAQGEVSEIWITFPDPQIKYKRTKHRLTNSEFLQRYKGILKEDGIMNLKTDSEFMHGYTLGLLHGEGHEVIYANHHVYKNEGAPAVVTEIQTFYESQYLEQNKAITYIQFRIK from the coding sequence GTGGGAAGTAAAAATAAATTAAAGCGATTCAGAGAGAACGAAACTTTTGACAACGTGTTTCAACCTACAAGAGAAGAAATGCTTGAAAATTTACCACAGAAAGGTAACTGGGGTAAAGAAGTATTTAAAAACGACAATCCAATTATCCTTGAGTTAGGATGTGGAAAAGGAGAGTACACTGTTGAGTTAGCAAAGCGTTTTCCTGAAAAGAACTTTATTGGAATAGACATCAAAGGAGCTCGTTTTTGGCGAGGTGCAAAAACTGCTGTTGATTCTGGAATGAATAATGTAGCTTTTTTACGTACTCAAATTGAATTGATTGAATACGCATTTGCACAAGGAGAAGTTAGTGAGATATGGATTACTTTCCCAGACCCTCAAATCAAGTACAAACGTACAAAACACCGTTTGACAAATAGTGAGTTTTTACAACGTTATAAAGGAATCTTGAAAGAAGATGGTATAATGAATTTAAAAACTGACAGTGAGTTTATGCACGGTTATACTTTAGGTTTATTACACGGAGAAGGACATGAAGTAATTTATGCTAATCACCATGTTTACAAAAATGAAGGTGCTCCAGCTGTAGTAACAGAAATTCAAACGTTCTACGAATCTCAGTATTTAGAACAAAACAAAGCGATTACTTACATTCAATTCAGAATTAAGTAG
- a CDS encoding sensor histidine kinase: MAVKFKNSYKFAIKSSSVITLISFIVLFPFTFFFLEISVWYLLLYCAFLYTISFFILQYRVEYFIYRRIKKIYDNVSLLEHSELRSRSVTTDIKTLTEEIEKFALNKKIEVESLEVREEYRREFLGNISHELKTPLFTIQSYLDTLIDGAVDDLEVRDNYLERTSLSVERLIYIVQDLDMITKLETGRLHLNQTTFDIVETIQHAFDFLEYKAKKRNISLIFDMNYDKPIYVVGDKERIGQVVTNLIDNSIKYGKEKGTTEVSIEDLVKNKLIVRVTDNGTGIKKENISRLFERFYRIDKSGSRTVGGSGLGLSIVKHIVEAHDEHIYVESSYGYGSEFSFTLEKALTSKLEK; encoded by the coding sequence ATGGCTGTTAAGTTTAAGAACTCTTATAAGTTTGCAATAAAGTCATCATCTGTGATTACTTTGATTAGCTTTATTGTATTATTTCCATTTACTTTTTTCTTTTTAGAGATTTCTGTGTGGTACCTTTTATTGTATTGTGCCTTTCTTTATACTATATCCTTTTTTATTCTACAATATAGAGTGGAGTATTTTATTTACCGTAGGATTAAAAAAATTTATGACAATGTTTCACTTTTAGAGCATAGTGAATTAAGATCGAGATCTGTAACGACGGATATTAAAACACTTACAGAAGAGATTGAAAAGTTTGCTTTAAACAAGAAAATAGAAGTTGAATCCTTAGAAGTTCGCGAAGAGTACAGACGTGAATTCTTAGGTAATATTTCACACGAATTAAAAACTCCCCTTTTTACAATCCAAAGCTATTTAGACACACTAATTGATGGTGCTGTTGATGACTTAGAAGTGCGCGATAACTATTTAGAACGTACAAGTCTCAGTGTAGAGCGATTAATCTATATTGTACAAGACTTGGATATGATTACTAAATTAGAAACAGGTCGACTTCATTTAAACCAAACTACATTTGATATTGTTGAGACTATTCAACATGCGTTTGACTTTTTAGAGTATAAGGCTAAAAAACGCAATATTTCTTTGATTTTTGATATGAACTATGACAAGCCTATTTATGTAGTAGGAGATAAAGAGCGCATAGGTCAAGTTGTAACGAACTTAATTGACAACTCTATTAAATACGGTAAAGAAAAGGGAACTACTGAAGTAAGTATAGAAGACCTTGTGAAGAATAAATTAATCGTGAGAGTTACCGATAACGGAACAGGGATTAAAAAAGAGAATATCTCTCGTTTATTTGAACGTTTTTATCGCATTGATAAAAGTGGGTCACGAACAGTAGGAGGCTCAGGATTAGGACTCTCTATTGTAAAACATATTGTTGAAGCTCACGATGAACACATCTATGTAGAGAGTAGTTATGGCTATGGATCTGAATTTTCATTTACCTTAGAAAAGGCTTTAACGAGTAAGCTTGAAAAATAA
- a CDS encoding MGMT family protein, producing MAEKDNFFERVYAVVRQIPEGRVTTYGAIAKAIGAAKSARMVGYAMNASHFDDTVPAHRVVNRVGLLSGKHHFDGTNLMQQLLESEGVVIKDNKVQNFQELLWIPPVCIE from the coding sequence ATGGCAGAGAAAGACAATTTCTTTGAGCGAGTTTATGCCGTTGTAAGGCAAATACCTGAAGGAAGGGTTACAACGTATGGCGCTATTGCAAAGGCGATAGGTGCTGCAAAGTCAGCCCGAATGGTTGGTTATGCGATGAATGCTTCTCATTTTGACGACACAGTGCCCGCACATCGCGTTGTAAACCGCGTTGGACTACTAAGTGGTAAGCATCATTTTGATGGAACTAACCTTATGCAACAGCTTTTAGAGAGTGAAGGGGTTGTTATTAAAGACAATAAAGTTCAAAACTTCCAAGAACTATTGTGGATACCTCCTGTATGTATAGAATAG